From bacterium, one genomic window encodes:
- a CDS encoding DUF4349 domain-containing protein — MAVGRERHRGEGTGSGGAWSWFLYGPVFLVLLLAAACGGEDSGEESEMMAAATVAPESLSDEAMVTTTAMMAVVQEASADMEEAADGESSLPSSKDAGLPAATPADLGRDVIYRGTISVRASDVEAAAREAVNIVQGLGGFVFGQQVSSSPEPESHLTFKVMPADFMPVLDSLAGVGELVEKRITADDVTERIVDFRSRIATAEASVLRLRDLLQEAPDLENVALIERELVQRETDLETLRGRLRTLTDAVSLATIEMAILQLHEPVPETGIDVDAWVSDSDEDPCLGEEVLVTSPDGDAYFCVQVENTGEVALTDVEVTSEALRLRPQDSRTDPRSFQLVSGTFDRIEPGELLSAVLRVAISEGRIAGRVATRGGVEVGFQVSGTPVPDDGVPLDTVTNDAITFVVVDEEEGPPSFIDSVVTGYGGLVRALAYIVATVGLLLPFIPVVVVIGAVYWWIRRWIRGRRSGRSIPADSSPDRSQDPPDEPRD; from the coding sequence ATGGCAGTTGGTAGGGAGCGTCACCGTGGGGAGGGGACTGGTAGCGGCGGGGCGTGGTCCTGGTTCCTCTACGGCCCGGTCTTCCTCGTCCTGCTTCTGGCCGCTGCGTGTGGCGGGGAGGATTCCGGCGAAGAGTCCGAGATGATGGCGGCGGCCACCGTGGCCCCGGAAAGCCTTTCGGACGAAGCCATGGTGACCACCACCGCGATGATGGCGGTGGTCCAGGAGGCCTCCGCTGACATGGAGGAAGCCGCAGACGGGGAGTCCTCGCTGCCGTCATCGAAGGATGCCGGATTGCCAGCCGCGACACCGGCCGACCTCGGGCGTGACGTCATCTACCGGGGAACCATCTCGGTGCGGGCGTCGGATGTCGAGGCGGCCGCTCGTGAAGCTGTCAACATCGTGCAGGGACTGGGGGGATTCGTCTTCGGGCAGCAGGTCAGCAGTAGCCCCGAGCCCGAGTCGCACCTGACCTTCAAGGTCATGCCTGCTGACTTCATGCCGGTTCTGGACAGTCTCGCCGGCGTGGGCGAACTGGTCGAGAAGCGGATCACAGCCGACGACGTGACCGAGCGGATCGTCGATTTCAGAAGCCGCATCGCGACGGCCGAGGCGAGCGTCCTACGTCTCCGGGACCTGTTGCAGGAGGCCCCCGACCTCGAGAACGTGGCTCTGATCGAGCGGGAGCTCGTCCAGAGGGAGACCGATCTGGAGACCCTGCGCGGGCGCCTGCGAACCCTCACTGATGCGGTCAGCCTGGCCACCATCGAGATGGCCATACTCCAGCTCCATGAACCGGTTCCCGAGACCGGCATCGACGTGGACGCATGGGTTTCCGACTCCGACGAGGATCCCTGCCTGGGCGAAGAGGTGCTCGTAACCTCCCCCGATGGCGACGCCTACTTCTGCGTCCAGGTCGAGAACACCGGCGAGGTCGCCCTCACCGACGTGGAGGTGACCTCGGAGGCCCTCCGCCTACGTCCCCAGGACAGCCGCACCGACCCCCGGTCGTTCCAGTTGGTGTCGGGAACCTTCGACAGGATCGAGCCCGGGGAGCTGCTCAGCGCCGTGTTGCGCGTTGCCATCAGCGAGGGGCGTATCGCCGGACGGGTGGCCACCAGGGGCGGCGTCGAGGTGGGGTTCCAGGTCTCCGGCACCCCGGTTCCCGATGATGGCGTCCCGTTGGACACGGTGACCAACGACGCGATCACTTTCGTGGTGGTAGACGAGGAGGAGGGACCGCCGTCTTTCATCGACTCGGTCGTCACCGGTTACGGGGGTCTGGTCCGAGCCCTCGCTTACATCGTGGCCACCGTCGGCCTGTTGCTCCCCTTCATCCCCGTCGTGGTTGTGATCGGCGCCGTTTACTGGTGGATCCGGCGGTGGATACGCGGTCGCCGATCCGGTCGGTCGATCCCCGCGGACTCGAGCCCGGACCGTTCACAGGACCCACCGGACGAACCACGCGATTAG
- a CDS encoding zinc-binding dehydrogenase: MRITAPVLVKARQPMQMLELDLDDPRCGEVRVKMTASGVCHSCLLTADGTHSGAPTPIVLGDEGSGIVDAVGPGCRTLSPGDHVVISWAPNCLTCRPCHLGYPALCLNEPPFGRMSDGTTRFKYRGTDVYHYGPATYGPYIVVPEEGAVSIRKDFPLDLAALIGCSVTTGFGAVVNTARVTEGQSVAILGCGGIGLNAVQAAALAGADPIIGVDVIDSKLDFAREFGATHTVNSTKEDLVGRVMGLTGHGVDACIVAVGSTEAMEQGLRILAPQGVEVVIGLTGVDETFAVNPMHLIAGERRVLGSNYGSSNPAVEFPRMVELAMAGRLRIGDLITRRYDLDQANEAFRALAAGEQARGLIVF, translated from the coding sequence ATGCGCATTACCGCACCCGTCCTCGTGAAGGCGCGCCAACCCATGCAAATGCTCGAGTTGGACCTCGACGATCCCCGATGCGGTGAAGTCCGGGTCAAGATGACTGCCAGCGGGGTGTGCCACAGCTGCCTGCTCACCGCCGATGGCACCCACTCCGGCGCACCGACCCCGATCGTGCTCGGTGACGAGGGCTCCGGCATCGTCGACGCGGTGGGTCCGGGATGTCGCACGCTGTCGCCGGGGGACCACGTGGTCATCTCCTGGGCGCCCAACTGCCTGACCTGCCGACCATGCCATCTGGGCTATCCCGCCCTCTGCCTCAACGAGCCGCCGTTCGGCCGGATGTCCGATGGGACAACCCGCTTCAAGTACCGGGGCACGGATGTCTACCACTACGGTCCGGCCACCTACGGCCCCTACATCGTGGTTCCCGAGGAAGGGGCCGTGAGCATCCGGAAGGACTTCCCGCTCGACCTGGCGGCGCTGATCGGATGCTCGGTCACCACCGGCTTCGGGGCGGTGGTCAATACAGCCCGCGTCACGGAGGGCCAAAGCGTGGCGATCCTGGGATGCGGGGGCATCGGCCTCAACGCGGTCCAGGCTGCCGCCCTCGCCGGGGCCGACCCGATCATCGGTGTCGACGTCATCGACTCCAAGCTGGACTTTGCGCGAGAGTTCGGCGCCACCCACACCGTCAACTCCACCAAGGAGGACCTGGTCGGCCGGGTCATGGGGCTGACCGGTCACGGAGTGGACGCGTGCATCGTCGCGGTCGGAAGCACCGAGGCCATGGAACAGGGCCTCCGCATCCTGGCCCCGCAGGGAGTCGAGGTGGTGATCGGCCTGACCGGCGTTGACGAGACCTTCGCAGTGAACCCCATGCATCTCATCGCGGGAGAGCGCCGGGTCCTCGGCTCCAACTACGGCAGCAGCAACCCCGCCGTGGAGTTCCCGAGGATGGTCGAGCTGGCCATGGCGGGCAGGCTGAGGATCGGAGATCTGATCACCCGGCGATACGACCTCGACCAGGCCAACGAAGCCTTCCGCGCCCTCGCAGCCGGTGAACAGGCCCGCGGCCTGATCGTCTTCTAG
- a CDS encoding HisA/HisF-related TIM barrel protein, whose amino-acid sequence MDLYARVNILEGRAVRLGRGSLDDVISLDADPINRARGWADMGVDCLLVVDLDAAAYRSYRNRPLIDRMLSALDLPIVVAGGIRSEREAARLIQQGAWKVTMGTAAIETPTMVWDLCRDFPGRMMVSLDVLGNEELVTEGWTSDSGRFMEEVMLEMASCGVSGFFVTDARRDVLSERPNLDILRTALEYIDEPVVASGGVRNADDLRALTSIEVGGRSLAGVVVGREVTEGRFTVAQAKAVLGGPGAPRSRVLQLRVVIPCSDLGRSVDFYQSTLGFARIETADPGGREETGSRVLLDVGVDSVLELVPEDVRHRSRLVFVVDDAEALRDRVEGLGHTTGPAATGSLGAFEVEAPDGVTVIISESHGV is encoded by the coding sequence ATGGACCTCTACGCCCGCGTCAACATTCTCGAAGGCCGGGCGGTCCGTCTCGGTCGGGGCAGCCTCGACGATGTGATCTCTCTCGACGCCGACCCGATCAACCGAGCCAGGGGCTGGGCTGATATGGGCGTGGATTGCCTCCTGGTGGTCGATCTCGACGCGGCCGCCTACCGCTCCTACCGCAATCGTCCCTTGATCGACCGCATGCTGAGCGCGCTCGACCTGCCGATCGTGGTAGCGGGCGGGATCCGTTCCGAACGCGAGGCTGCCCGGCTCATCCAGCAGGGCGCCTGGAAGGTGACCATGGGCACGGCCGCCATCGAGACCCCCACCATGGTCTGGGACCTGTGCCGTGACTTTCCCGGCCGGATGATGGTGTCGCTCGACGTCCTCGGCAACGAGGAGTTGGTCACCGAGGGGTGGACCTCAGACTCCGGTCGGTTCATGGAAGAGGTCATGCTCGAGATGGCCTCGTGCGGGGTAAGCGGCTTCTTCGTGACCGACGCCCGCCGCGATGTGCTCTCGGAACGTCCCAATCTCGACATCCTCCGGACCGCGCTCGAGTACATCGACGAGCCGGTGGTCGCCTCAGGCGGCGTGCGGAATGCGGACGACCTCCGCGCCCTGACCTCGATCGAGGTCGGCGGCCGTAGCCTCGCCGGGGTGGTGGTGGGCCGGGAGGTCACCGAAGGACGGTTCACGGTCGCCCAGGCCAAGGCGGTTCTCGGCGGGCCCGGAGCACCGCGCTCCCGCGTGCTACAGCTCCGGGTCGTCATCCCTTGCAGCGACCTGGGCCGCAGCGTCGACTTCTACCAGAGCACCCTCGGTTTCGCTCGCATCGAGACAGCGGATCCCGGAGGGCGGGAGGAGACCGGCTCGAGAGTCCTGCTGGACGTGGGCGTTGACTCCGTGCTGGAGCTGGTACCCGAGGACGTACGGCATCGAAGCCGGCTGGTCTTCGTCGTGGATGATGCGGAAGCCCTCCGGGATCGGGTGGAAGGTCTCGGCCACACCACCGGTCCGGCCGCGACCGGATCCCTCGGCGCCTTCGAGGTCGAGGCTCCCGACGGTGTTACCGTGATCATCTCCGAGTCCCACGGGGTATGA
- a CDS encoding GuaB1 family IMP dehydrogenase-related protein: protein MRFIEGLVVDRELTYSDVFLVPSFSDISSRMDVDLTPPDGVGTTIPVVVANMTAISGRRMAETVARRGGLAVFPQDVEIEAIADMVSAVKKADPVLDTAITLTPHDNVNTARALINKRSHGAVIVVDERGRPVGIFTEGDQEGADPFTHLSEVMSYEPIVLPAWLDPEAMFEELAERRVPLAPVVDESGILVGVITRPGAVRATVYEPATDHRGRLLVAAAVGISGDAGAQAAGLSEVGVDVVVVDTAHGHQARMIEALKEVRAVVDDRPIVAGNVVTARAVTDLVDAGADIVKVGVGPGAMCTTRMMTGVGRPQFSAVVECAAAARSRGRHVWADGGVRDPRDVALALAAGASAAMVGSWFAGTYESAAPTLSDVEGNVYKENYGMASRQAVKRRTAKDTAYQRGLKTMFEEGISEGRMYLSSDAPGVEDLLDRITAGVRSSFTYAGARTIDEFHRRSVIGVQSSAGYSEGQPLHDGW from the coding sequence ATGAGGTTCATCGAAGGGCTGGTGGTGGACCGCGAGCTGACCTACTCGGACGTCTTCCTCGTGCCCTCCTTCTCGGACATCTCGTCCCGGATGGATGTGGACCTCACCCCGCCGGACGGAGTCGGTACCACCATCCCGGTGGTGGTGGCCAACATGACGGCGATTTCCGGCCGGCGTATGGCGGAGACGGTGGCCCGTCGCGGGGGATTGGCCGTGTTCCCGCAGGACGTGGAGATCGAAGCCATCGCCGACATGGTGTCCGCCGTGAAGAAAGCGGACCCCGTGCTGGACACTGCCATCACGCTGACCCCTCACGACAACGTCAACACGGCGAGGGCCTTGATCAACAAGCGGTCCCACGGGGCGGTCATCGTGGTGGATGAACGGGGCCGTCCGGTGGGCATCTTCACAGAGGGCGACCAGGAGGGCGCCGACCCGTTCACCCACCTGTCGGAAGTGATGTCGTACGAACCGATCGTCCTTCCCGCCTGGCTGGATCCCGAGGCCATGTTCGAGGAGTTGGCCGAGCGCCGGGTACCCCTGGCGCCGGTGGTGGACGAGTCGGGGATACTGGTCGGGGTCATCACCCGTCCGGGCGCCGTGCGAGCCACCGTGTACGAGCCGGCCACCGACCACCGGGGGCGGCTCCTCGTGGCCGCTGCAGTCGGGATCAGCGGAGATGCCGGAGCCCAGGCCGCCGGCTTGTCCGAGGTCGGGGTGGACGTGGTGGTGGTCGATACCGCCCACGGTCATCAGGCCCGGATGATCGAGGCGTTGAAGGAAGTCCGGGCGGTGGTGGATGACCGCCCGATCGTGGCCGGCAACGTGGTGACAGCCCGGGCCGTCACCGACCTTGTCGACGCGGGCGCCGACATCGTCAAGGTCGGTGTGGGCCCCGGCGCCATGTGCACCACCCGGATGATGACCGGCGTGGGCCGTCCTCAGTTCTCGGCGGTGGTGGAGTGCGCCGCGGCGGCACGATCCCGTGGGCGCCACGTGTGGGCGGACGGAGGGGTGCGCGACCCGAGGGACGTGGCCCTCGCCCTGGCTGCGGGCGCCTCGGCGGCCATGGTCGGCTCGTGGTTCGCCGGCACCTACGAGTCGGCCGCTCCCACGCTGTCGGACGTGGAGGGCAACGTTTACAAGGAGAACTACGGCATGGCTTCTCGCCAGGCGGTCAAGCGGCGCACCGCCAAGGACACCGCCTACCAGCGGGGGCTGAAGACCATGTTCGAGGAGGGTATCTCCGAAGGCCGCATGTACCTCAGCTCCGACGCCCCGGGCGTGGAGGACCTGCTGGACCGGATCACCGCCGGAGTGAGATCGTCCTTCACCTACGCCGGCGCCCGCACGATCGACGAGTTCCACCGGCGGTCGGTCATCGGGGTCCAGTCCTCGGCCGGGTATTCCGAGGGTCAGCCGCTCCACGACGGCTGGTAG
- a CDS encoding glycosyltransferase has product MIRKVVFLSMHTSPLDRPGVGDAGGMNVYVDELAASLARRGIEVTVFTRRTDPGRARVIGTQAGYEVVHVEAGPVAPLPIAQLGDWVGEFARQVTEAVLDSGNGGSGTDIVHSHYWLSGWTGLLVKQVTGLPLANSFHTLGRVKDATRRPGQPSEPLYRIAAEREVIARSDCVIASTEHEALELIEQYGADPSRVCVNPPGIDLTLFRPGDRLEARRRLGLDDAPTVLFVGRIQALKGLDVAVAAFDMVQDHLPDARMMVVGGPSGPSGVEEEFEIRQLAARSGLDGKLTWCGVQPHHRLPIYYQAADVLIVPSRSESFGLVAAEAQGVGLPVVAANVGGLRYVVEDGVSGFLVDGWDPRDYAKALLRVLDGSAHREELIRGAVTAGRRFGWEMATDRLLELYMGIADGTR; this is encoded by the coding sequence ATGATCCGCAAGGTGGTGTTCCTCTCGATGCATACGTCTCCGCTGGATCGTCCCGGCGTGGGCGACGCCGGGGGCATGAATGTCTATGTCGATGAGTTGGCAGCTTCCCTCGCCCGACGGGGCATCGAGGTGACCGTGTTCACCCGGCGGACCGATCCGGGCCGGGCGAGGGTGATAGGCACCCAAGCAGGCTACGAGGTGGTCCATGTCGAGGCCGGGCCGGTGGCGCCGCTACCGATTGCTCAGCTCGGCGACTGGGTGGGGGAGTTCGCCAGGCAGGTCACCGAGGCCGTCCTCGATAGCGGCAACGGCGGGTCGGGGACCGACATCGTGCACAGCCACTACTGGCTGTCCGGCTGGACGGGACTCCTCGTCAAGCAGGTCACCGGCCTCCCGCTCGCCAACTCCTTCCACACGCTGGGCCGAGTCAAGGACGCCACCCGTCGCCCGGGCCAGCCGAGCGAACCGCTGTATCGCATCGCCGCCGAGCGGGAGGTGATAGCGAGGTCGGACTGCGTGATCGCTTCCACGGAGCACGAGGCGCTGGAGCTGATCGAGCAGTACGGCGCAGATCCCAGCCGGGTGTGCGTGAACCCACCCGGCATCGATCTGACCCTGTTCAGGCCGGGTGATCGGCTGGAGGCCAGGAGGCGGCTGGGTCTCGATGACGCGCCGACCGTGCTCTTCGTGGGTCGCATCCAGGCCCTGAAGGGGCTGGACGTGGCAGTGGCGGCCTTCGACATGGTGCAAGACCACCTCCCGGATGCGCGGATGATGGTGGTGGGAGGGCCGAGCGGACCCTCCGGGGTGGAGGAGGAGTTCGAGATCCGGCAACTCGCCGCCCGCTCGGGCCTGGACGGGAAGTTGACCTGGTGCGGCGTCCAGCCCCATCACCGCCTTCCGATCTACTACCAGGCCGCCGACGTGCTCATCGTGCCGTCGAGGAGCGAGTCGTTCGGGTTGGTGGCGGCGGAAGCGCAGGGGGTGGGCCTCCCGGTGGTGGCCGCCAACGTGGGCGGGCTGCGGTATGTGGTCGAGGATGGGGTGTCGGGGTTCCTGGTGGACGGATGGGATCCACGCGACTACGCCAAGGCGCTGCTGAGGGTCCTCGACGGGTCGGCTCACCGCGAGGAGCTGATCCGGGGCGCTGTCACGGCGGGTCGTCGTTTCGGGTGGGAAATG
- a CDS encoding SDR family oxidoreductase: protein MDTGLDGLRAVVTAGAGGLGLAITRALVGEGATVFVGDVDERALANLPSVVECAGVDVSDPGAVAAWLDPIAASGVDLLVNNAGIAGPTRPLEEISADEWRRCLAVGLDGQFHCARRVIPAMKRQQSGAIVNISSTAGFHGMPYRAPYVAAKFGVIGLTKTLAMELGRHGIRVNAVAPGAITGERMDRVIAAHAEAEGLPRDEIRSLYAEGTSMGTFVDPEEIADLVVFLASARGKRISGQVISVDGHTETLYPRAYDQSEKKRMGE from the coding sequence ATGGACACCGGCCTCGACGGACTGCGAGCCGTGGTGACCGCCGGCGCCGGCGGACTCGGCCTGGCGATCACCCGGGCGCTGGTCGGCGAGGGCGCAACCGTTTTCGTGGGGGACGTCGATGAACGGGCGCTGGCCAACCTGCCGTCCGTAGTGGAGTGCGCCGGGGTGGACGTGTCGGATCCGGGTGCGGTGGCGGCCTGGCTGGATCCGATCGCTGCCTCCGGGGTCGACCTGCTGGTCAACAATGCGGGGATAGCCGGGCCGACCAGGCCTCTCGAGGAAATCTCCGCGGACGAGTGGCGCCGGTGCCTGGCGGTGGGTCTTGACGGCCAGTTCCACTGCGCGCGGCGGGTCATCCCTGCCATGAAGCGACAGCAGTCGGGCGCCATCGTAAACATCTCGTCCACGGCCGGATTCCATGGCATGCCGTACCGGGCACCGTACGTGGCCGCCAAGTTCGGCGTGATCGGTCTGACCAAGACGCTGGCGATGGAACTCGGACGCCACGGCATCCGGGTCAACGCCGTCGCTCCCGGCGCCATCACCGGAGAACGCATGGATCGGGTCATCGCGGCCCACGCCGAGGCCGAGGGTCTGCCCAGAGATGAGATCCGTTCGCTGTATGCGGAGGGCACCTCGATGGGGACCTTCGTCGACCCTGAGGAGATAGCCGACTTGGTGGTCTTTCTGGCCTCGGCACGAGGCAAGCGAATAAGCGGCCAGGTCATCTCGGTGGATGGCCACACCGAGACCCTCTACCCGCGGGCCTATGACCAGAGTGAGAAAAAACGGATGGGCGAGTAG
- a CDS encoding M23 family metallopeptidase encodes MEQQLVEEETELVILEIRAEQQAGILAAATDEALYASRQLEGECSRLYRQRQAEVARARALEAARRAGPAAGVGPELTPGFICPLDPAATSFINDWGFPRSGGRKHRGNDLFAPRGQPLYAVASGTVLLTQGGRGGTALWLAADHGVDYYYAHLDGYASGVSSGTRVSRGQVVGYNGNTGNARTTPPHLHFQLHPKGRTSAPVNPYPTLVRACL; translated from the coding sequence ATGGAGCAGCAGCTCGTGGAGGAGGAGACCGAGTTGGTCATCCTGGAGATCAGGGCCGAACAGCAGGCAGGGATCCTGGCTGCGGCGACGGATGAGGCCCTGTACGCCTCGCGGCAACTGGAGGGGGAGTGCAGCCGGCTCTACCGGCAACGCCAGGCCGAGGTGGCCCGGGCCCGGGCCCTCGAGGCGGCCCGGCGGGCGGGTCCGGCGGCCGGGGTCGGGCCCGAGTTGACACCCGGGTTCATCTGTCCGCTGGATCCGGCTGCCACGTCCTTCATCAACGACTGGGGTTTCCCGCGGTCGGGAGGGCGGAAGCACCGGGGCAACGACCTGTTCGCCCCCAGGGGCCAGCCCCTCTATGCCGTGGCCAGCGGCACCGTGCTGCTTACGCAAGGAGGACGGGGCGGTACCGCTCTGTGGCTGGCGGCCGACCACGGGGTCGACTACTACTACGCACACCTTGACGGCTACGCCTCGGGCGTCTCTTCGGGGACCAGGGTCAGCAGGGGCCAGGTGGTGGGCTACAACGGCAACACCGGGAACGCCCGCACCACCCCGCCACATCTGCACTTCCAACTCCATCCCAAGGGGCGGACCTCGGCTCCGGTCAATCCCTACCCCACGCTGGTGCGGGCCTGTCTATGA
- a CDS encoding MoaD/ThiS family protein, with translation MARVRLFANLREIAGSSQVDIEGDTVGAVVDALGDRFGPEFRRHMQTARLWKNGDEGSCEDPVSDDDELAVIPPVSGGSVPGTGGGGMDGLLLAGLMLVLIVANTLDIAIVVAVWVGVVALWVIDLVNASADSDFGLHTQPILASVLVSMAIANTLGLLGMGIGVAVSMVLVMGWAVVRPSARDLTSMGASALGAVIASLAVASLLLARSVADGGDRQVAGLLIVIAVGALVGRWTEVSRSRLFDPYLVGPVLMVVVAVAVAYLSGFDLLAWFFIGLLLACATIAGRGIGLAFRTGAIRLTARPRGLLAALDGPMLAVAVFMPVMRMIG, from the coding sequence ATGGCACGGGTAAGGCTGTTCGCGAACCTGCGCGAGATCGCTGGTAGCTCGCAGGTGGATATCGAGGGCGACACCGTCGGCGCGGTGGTCGACGCTCTGGGGGACCGATTCGGGCCGGAGTTCCGGCGCCACATGCAGACCGCCCGCCTCTGGAAGAACGGGGACGAAGGGTCTTGCGAGGACCCGGTGAGTGACGATGATGAACTGGCGGTGATACCCCCGGTCTCAGGCGGCTCCGTACCGGGGACCGGCGGCGGTGGCATGGACGGGCTGCTGCTGGCGGGGCTGATGCTGGTGCTGATCGTGGCCAATACCCTTGACATAGCGATCGTGGTGGCAGTCTGGGTCGGGGTGGTGGCACTCTGGGTGATCGACCTCGTCAACGCCTCAGCCGACAGCGATTTCGGTTTGCACACCCAGCCCATCCTGGCCTCCGTCCTGGTCTCGATGGCTATCGCCAACACGCTCGGATTGCTCGGTATGGGGATCGGCGTGGCCGTCTCGATGGTCCTGGTGATGGGATGGGCCGTGGTGAGGCCCTCGGCGCGGGACCTGACCTCCATGGGCGCTTCTGCGCTGGGCGCGGTGATCGCCTCCCTGGCGGTGGCGTCCCTCCTGCTGGCCAGGTCGGTTGCCGACGGCGGGGACCGCCAGGTTGCCGGCTTGCTGATCGTGATCGCGGTGGGCGCCCTGGTGGGGCGGTGGACCGAGGTGAGCAGGTCACGCCTGTTCGATCCCTACCTTGTCGGCCCGGTCCTGATGGTCGTGGTGGCCGTGGCGGTCGCCTACCTTTCCGGGTTCGATCTCCTGGCCTGGTTCTTCATCGGACTACTCCTGGCATGCGCGACGATCGCGGGCCGTGGTATCGGCCTGGCTTTCCGGACAGGAGCGATCCGTCTGACGGCCAGACCGCGGGGCCTGCTGGCCGCACTGGACGGTCCGATGCTGGCCGTGGCGGTGTTCATGCCCGTGATGCGGATGATCGGGTGA
- a CDS encoding GNAT family N-acetyltransferase, which translates to MFDTRTYGHRAAAERVGPFATRDFLATVWRCTALPGQVPLLLSDERGEVALVEEGDHLGLLGHEDLVDYRSPLGDAVDLLVEHFRTLGPSRSFRFDSLPSAAADVITGALDRVGLGYRRAPHAETAVVDLPDTFDEYLAAIGKKQRHEARRKRRRFVGEMGGLRVATFEEPGPALDDFFRLHRRSAGRKGRFMTDPMEEMFTELLSTDGWRLDALYGEHDLPAAVVIGYSDADGYYLYNSAYDPDLRHVSPGVVLLTELIAATIAAGGEVFDFLKGSEPYKFRMGARPRPLLVVEGST; encoded by the coding sequence ATGTTCGATACCAGGACCTACGGGCATCGTGCGGCGGCGGAGCGGGTGGGCCCGTTCGCCACTAGGGACTTTCTCGCCACTGTGTGGCGGTGTACCGCCTTGCCCGGCCAGGTGCCCCTCCTCCTGTCGGACGAACGAGGGGAGGTGGCCCTGGTCGAGGAGGGTGATCATCTCGGGCTTCTCGGTCACGAGGACCTGGTCGACTACCGATCGCCGCTCGGTGACGCGGTCGACCTGCTGGTCGAGCACTTCCGCACCCTCGGCCCGAGCCGCTCCTTCCGGTTCGACTCCCTTCCGTCCGCCGCGGCGGACGTCATTACCGGAGCCCTGGACCGGGTCGGTCTCGGATACCGCAGGGCCCCGCACGCCGAGACCGCGGTGGTGGACCTCCCGGACACGTTCGACGAGTACCTGGCCGCCATCGGCAAGAAGCAACGTCACGAGGCCCGCCGCAAGCGCCGCCGGTTCGTCGGGGAGATGGGCGGGTTGCGCGTGGCCACATTCGAGGAGCCGGGTCCGGCTCTGGACGACTTCTTCCGGCTCCATCGCCGCTCGGCGGGACGGAAGGGTCGGTTCATGACCGACCCGATGGAGGAGATGTTCACCGAACTTCTGAGCACCGACGGCTGGCGCCTCGACGCCTTGTACGGGGAGCACGACCTCCCGGCAGCTGTCGTGATCGGCTACTCGGACGCCGACGGCTATTACCTGTACAACTCCGCGTACGACCCCGATCTTCGTCATGTGTCTCCCGGTGTGGTGCTTCTCACGGAGTTGATCGCGGCCACGATCGCCGCCGGTGGAGAGGTGTTCGACTTCCTCAAGGGATCGGAGCCCTACAAGTTCCGCATGGGGGCGCGGCCACGACCCCTGCTCGTGGTGGAGGGCAGCACATGA
- a CDS encoding 2,3,4,5-tetrahydropyridine-2,6-dicarboxylate N-succinyltransferase — MTTTDLERVITAAAEHPGAMDDHEVSAVEQTVELLDRGEIRLAEKVNGDWIVHAWIQQAINLYFRVPEMETLRAGPLEFYDKIPLKHDYEGRGNRVVAGGIARYGSHLEPGVVMMPSFVNIGAYVGTGTMVDTWATVGSGAQIGRRVHLAGGVGIGGVLEPPGARPVIVEDDAFIGSRCIVVEGVIVREGAVLAAQNSITASTHIVDVTQDPAVTYKGEVPAGAIVIPGSRSREFPSGTYEVNCALIIGRRTGTHDDKLALMDAARDFGFAL, encoded by the coding sequence ATGACAACCACGGATCTCGAGAGGGTCATCACCGCGGCTGCTGAGCATCCTGGCGCGATGGACGACCACGAGGTGTCGGCGGTCGAGCAGACCGTGGAGTTGCTGGACAGGGGCGAGATCCGGCTGGCGGAGAAGGTGAACGGCGATTGGATCGTCCACGCCTGGATCCAGCAGGCCATCAACCTCTACTTCCGGGTTCCCGAGATGGAGACCCTGCGCGCCGGTCCGCTCGAGTTCTACGACAAGATACCCCTGAAGCACGACTACGAGGGCCGTGGCAACCGGGTGGTGGCCGGAGGCATCGCCCGCTACGGGAGCCATCTCGAGCCGGGAGTGGTGATGATGCCCAGCTTCGTCAACATCGGCGCCTACGTCGGCACCGGCACCATGGTGGACACGTGGGCGACCGTCGGCAGCGGCGCCCAGATCGGTCGCCGGGTGCACCTGGCCGGCGGGGTGGGCATCGGCGGCGTGCTGGAACCGCCCGGGGCGAGGCCGGTCATCGTCGAGGACGACGCCTTCATCGGCTCTCGGTGCATCGTCGTGGAGGGGGTGATAGTCCGCGAGGGTGCGGTCCTGGCGGCCCAGAACTCGATCACCGCCTCGACCCACATCGTCGATGTGACTCAAGATCCCGCCGTCACCTACAAGGGCGAGGTCCCGGCCGGAGCGATCGTCATCCCCGGCAGCCGGAGTCGCGAGTTCCCAAGCGGTACCTACGAGGTCAACTGCGCGCTGATCATCGGGAGGCGGACGGGTACCCATGACGACAAGTTGGCCCTCATGGACGCGGCCCGCGACTTCGGATTCGCTCTGTAG